A part of Caviibacter abscessus genomic DNA contains:
- a CDS encoding Tex family protein produces the protein MEKLLQQVCQELNKPFKSVENTINLYLDGATVPFIARYRKEATGGFSEEEIRNIIDVFTYAQNLEKRKEEVIRLIEEQGKLTPELKKSIEEATKLQKVEDIYLPYKKKKKTKADIAIEKGLEPLADLILSGITKEQLNVKANEFITEEVLNIEEAIDGAYLILAQKISEDVKIREYLRDYLLKNGIIISNVIEKNKENDEKLVYQDYYNLTTAINSVPAHRVLALNRGEKEKILKVSLAFEDENTAKVQRYIYDHSFEKVSNTLEEELMAVVVDSYTRLLFPSIENEVRNILKENSEVEAIGIFSKNLEALLLQPPLYKKTILGLDPGIRTGCKLAVISKEGFFIESDVIYPVKGAHNESMLQKSKEKLLKYIDKYNVDIIAIGNGTASRETEAFVAENIKGLDCKYVIVNEAGASVYSASKLAAEEFPDLDVTVRGTISIARRIQDPLSELVKIDPKSIGVGMYQHDVNQKNLELELDNTIEKIVNRVGVNVNTASFALLSFVSGVKKNIAKNIVDYRKENGDFKDRKELKKVKGLGAKVFEQMAGFIVVPESKNPFDNTIIHPESYPIAEKILEFVDANEKDFLSDYESIREKLKNLGESAIISKMSEYGKETVKDIYDALIKDRRDPRDDYETPLLKSDILTINDLQKGMMLEGTVRNVAKFGVFVDIGLKNDAMIHISELSDKFIDDPTKLLTVGQIIKVRVLDIDIQRQRVALTMKNGNAPKVQNKNKNKKKDYEAMKMKKIEEKLIAKGWKIKK, from the coding sequence GTGGAAAAATTATTACAACAAGTTTGCCAAGAACTTAACAAACCTTTTAAAAGTGTTGAGAACACAATAAATTTATATCTTGACGGAGCAACAGTTCCGTTTATAGCTCGTTATAGAAAAGAAGCAACAGGAGGGTTTAGTGAAGAAGAAATTAGAAATATAATTGATGTCTTTACTTACGCACAAAATCTTGAAAAAAGAAAAGAAGAAGTTATTCGTTTAATTGAAGAGCAAGGAAAACTTACTCCTGAATTGAAAAAGAGCATAGAAGAAGCAACAAAACTACAAAAAGTAGAAGATATATATTTGCCATATAAGAAAAAGAAAAAAACAAAAGCTGATATAGCTATAGAAAAAGGTCTTGAACCGTTAGCTGATTTAATATTAAGTGGAATAACAAAAGAACAGTTAAATGTAAAAGCAAATGAGTTTATAACTGAAGAAGTTTTAAACATAGAAGAAGCAATAGATGGAGCATATTTAATACTTGCTCAAAAAATATCAGAAGATGTTAAAATTAGAGAATATTTAAGAGATTATTTATTAAAAAATGGAATAATAATTTCAAATGTAATTGAAAAAAACAAAGAAAATGATGAAAAATTAGTCTATCAGGATTACTATAACTTAACAACTGCGATAAACTCTGTTCCTGCTCATAGAGTGCTAGCATTAAATCGTGGAGAAAAAGAAAAAATATTAAAGGTATCTTTAGCTTTTGAAGATGAAAATACAGCTAAGGTACAAAGATATATATATGACCATAGCTTTGAAAAAGTAAGTAATACTTTGGAAGAAGAACTTATGGCAGTAGTAGTTGATAGTTACACAAGACTTTTATTTCCTTCAATAGAAAATGAAGTAAGAAATATACTTAAAGAAAATTCAGAAGTAGAAGCTATAGGAATATTTTCAAAAAATTTAGAAGCATTATTACTACAACCGCCATTATACAAAAAAACTATATTAGGTCTTGACCCTGGAATAAGAACTGGTTGTAAATTAGCTGTTATATCAAAAGAAGGTTTCTTTATTGAATCTGACGTGATTTATCCTGTAAAAGGGGCACATAATGAATCAATGCTTCAAAAATCAAAAGAAAAATTACTTAAATATATTGATAAATATAATGTAGATATAATAGCAATAGGAAATGGAACAGCTTCAAGAGAAACAGAAGCTTTTGTTGCTGAAAATATAAAAGGATTAGATTGTAAATATGTAATTGTAAATGAAGCTGGAGCTTCAGTTTATTCTGCATCAAAACTTGCAGCAGAAGAATTTCCTGATTTAGATGTAACTGTAAGAGGAACAATATCAATAGCAAGAAGAATACAAGATCCTTTATCTGAGCTTGTTAAGATAGATCCTAAATCAATAGGTGTAGGGATGTATCAACATGATGTAAACCAAAAGAATTTAGAGTTAGAACTTGATAATACTATTGAAAAAATAGTAAACAGAGTTGGTGTAAATGTCAATACGGCATCATTTGCTCTATTAAGTTTTGTATCTGGGGTTAAAAAGAATATAGCTAAAAATATTGTAGATTACAGAAAAGAAAATGGAGATTTTAAAGATAGAAAAGAACTTAAAAAAGTTAAGGGTCTAGGTGCTAAAGTGTTTGAGCAAATGGCAGGATTTATTGTTGTTCCTGAATCAAAAAATCCGTTTGATAATACAATAATTCACCCAGAATCATATCCGATAGCTGAAAAAATATTAGAATTTGTAGATGCTAATGAAAAAGACTTTTTATCAGATTATGAATCAATAAGAGAAAAACTTAAAAATTTAGGGGAATCTGCAATAATTTCTAAAATGAGTGAATACGGTAAGGAAACTGTAAAAGATATTTATGATGCCCTTATAAAAGATAGAAGAGATCCTCGTGATGATTATGAAACACCTTTATTAAAATCTGACATACTTACAATAAATGATTTACAAAAAGGAATGATGCTTGAAGGAACTGTAAGAAATGTTGCTAAATTTGGAGTTTTTGTTGATATAGGTTTAAAAAATGATGCAATGATACATATATCTGAATTATCTGATAAATTTATTGATGATCCTACAAAACTGCTTACAGTAGGGCAAATAATAAAGGTTAGAGTTTTAGATATTGATATACAAAGACAAAGGGTAGCGTTAACAATGAAAAATGGAAATGCTCCAAAAGTACAAAATAAAAACAAAAATAAGAAAAAAGACTATGAAGCTATGAAAATGAAAAAAATAGAAGAAAAATTAATAGCTAAAGGTTGGAAAATAAAAAAATAA